A portion of the Thermoplasmata archaeon genome contains these proteins:
- a CDS encoding aromatic ring-hydroxylating dioxygenase subunit alpha — translation MAPGQRKASVVEQSRRRAALRAVDRPLRRAATLPGSLFSDAEVFAHETRKLIQRSWTCVGREDEIPNAGDLRTYEIGGSGVIVVRDDDGHLRAFHNVCRHRGTRLVEGASASGVTVLQCPYHAWTYDRTGGLVGAPHMDEAEGFAREEHGLYPVPTEVWRGFLFLNLDSRARPLKESLGRFAERVAPYPLERLRRAHRVVYEIAANWKLVVQNANECYHCPGVHPQLVRLTPYRSGEEDLRKGPVFGGWMDFVDGARTLSPGGTTARQTFPGLSAEDLRRVYYYVLYPNNFLSLLPDYVTLDWFIPLSPERTRLMFDLYVDRDEPDPAADAMDFWDTTNRQDWHICELAHLGSKTIAYRQGRYSSEEEVVHLIDRYYLRRMGFLNDGRGRTT, via the coding sequence GTGGCACCGGGTCAGCGCAAAGCATCCGTGGTGGAGCAGAGCCGACGCCGCGCGGCGTTGCGCGCCGTAGATCGACCCCTCCGACGGGCGGCGACGTTGCCCGGATCTCTGTTCAGCGATGCGGAGGTCTTCGCCCACGAGACGCGCAAGCTGATCCAGAGATCTTGGACCTGCGTGGGCCGGGAGGACGAGATTCCCAACGCCGGGGACCTCCGCACGTATGAGATTGGCGGTTCCGGGGTGATCGTCGTCCGGGACGACGACGGCCATCTTCGGGCATTCCACAACGTGTGCCGCCATCGTGGCACGCGCCTCGTCGAAGGAGCCTCGGCGAGCGGGGTGACCGTGCTTCAGTGTCCGTACCATGCGTGGACCTACGACCGGACGGGAGGTCTCGTCGGTGCTCCCCACATGGACGAGGCCGAGGGCTTCGCTCGGGAGGAGCACGGACTCTATCCGGTCCCGACCGAGGTTTGGCGCGGCTTCCTCTTCCTGAATCTGGATTCCCGGGCGCGTCCGCTCAAGGAGTCTCTGGGTCGCTTCGCAGAGCGGGTGGCACCCTACCCGCTCGAGCGGCTGCGCCGTGCCCATCGTGTCGTCTACGAGATCGCCGCGAACTGGAAGCTTGTGGTCCAGAACGCGAACGAGTGCTACCACTGTCCCGGGGTCCATCCCCAGCTCGTCCGGCTGACCCCCTACCGGTCCGGCGAGGAGGACCTGAGGAAGGGCCCGGTCTTCGGGGGATGGATGGACTTCGTGGACGGGGCGCGTACCCTCAGCCCCGGCGGGACCACGGCCCGGCAAACGTTCCCAGGCCTCTCGGCGGAGGATCTCCGCCGGGTCTACTACTACGTCCTCTACCCGAACAATTTCCTGAGCCTTCTTCCCGACTACGTCACCCTGGATTGGTTCATCCCGCTCTCCCCGGAACGAACGCGCCTGATGTTCGACCTGTACGTGGACCGGGACGAGCCCGACCCCGCCGCGGATGCGATGGACTTCTGGGACACGACGAACCGCCAGGACTGGCATATCTGCGAGCTCGCCCACCTAGGCTCCAAGACGATCGCGTACCGGCAGGGCCGGTACAGCAGTGAGGAGGAGGTCGTCCACCTGATCGACCGCTACTACCTGCGGCGGATGGGCTTCCTGAACGACGGGCGAGGCCGGACGACCTAG
- a CDS encoding ABC transporter permease — MGATIRSEERYSLFRERVQANLARGRRTFLEILRNKLSLAGLIIILFFVVLAVFAPLLVGPYQSLLELFPNNLPPSSQHLLGTDNNGKDILNVLVYGTQISLLVGFIASLAAMILGTTLGLIAGYYGKVTDQLLSRITDFFLVVPWLPFVLVIVSILKPSLATIVLAIALVSWPTTTRVIRSQVLSLKERQFIERARAVGAGKAYILARHLLPNVMPLVWAEAVLTVSSAIFTEAFLSFFGLGPQGIETWGQMVNYAYTSNAMLIGQWWWFAPPGICITVLVLGFAMLGYGIEEILNPALKRRGGAVKGA; from the coding sequence TTGGGGGCGACAATCCGCTCGGAGGAGCGGTATTCCTTGTTTCGGGAGCGCGTCCAGGCGAACCTGGCCCGCGGTCGCAGGACGTTCCTCGAGATTCTTCGGAACAAGCTCTCCCTGGCCGGCCTGATCATCATCCTGTTCTTCGTTGTCCTGGCCGTCTTCGCGCCGCTCCTCGTCGGGCCCTACCAGAGCCTCCTCGAGCTATTTCCCAACAACCTCCCCCCTTCGTCGCAGCACCTGCTGGGTACCGACAACAACGGGAAGGACATTCTCAACGTGCTCGTATATGGAACCCAGATCTCCCTGCTGGTGGGGTTCATCGCCTCGCTCGCGGCGATGATCCTCGGAACGACCCTCGGCCTGATCGCCGGGTACTACGGCAAGGTGACGGACCAGCTCCTGTCCAGGATCACGGACTTCTTCCTCGTCGTGCCCTGGCTCCCGTTCGTCCTCGTGATCGTCTCCATCCTGAAGCCGAGTCTCGCCACGATCGTCCTCGCCATCGCGCTCGTGAGCTGGCCGACGACAACGCGGGTCATCCGGTCCCAGGTCTTGTCCCTGAAGGAACGGCAGTTCATAGAACGCGCCCGCGCGGTCGGTGCGGGGAAGGCATACATCCTAGCACGCCATCTCCTCCCGAACGTGATGCCCCTGGTCTGGGCCGAAGCGGTCCTGACCGTGTCGAGTGCAATCTTCACGGAGGCGTTCCTCTCCTTCTTCGGGCTGGGACCCCAGGGCATCGAGACCTGGGGCCAGATGGTGAACTACGCGTACACGAGCAACGCCATGCTGATCGGGCAGTGGTGGTGGTTCGCCCCGCCGGGGATCTGCATCACCGTCCTCGTGCTCGGGTTCGCGATGCTCGGCTACGGAATCGAGGAGATTCTGAACCCCGCCCTGAAGCGGCGGGGCGGTGCCGTCAAAGGCGCCTAG
- a CDS encoding ABC transporter permease, which translates to MRKAIFVVLTVFLITTFNFFIFQVLPGDPTYVVTPKGCGGSNVSQVLGSCAIRTQLIKQWGLDKPVVQRFVIYMGNLLQGNLGTSITQPYRGTPVAQVIAGPLVTTLTLIGLATVVTMWLGLVLGRISGWRRGSKSDVVITLTTLTGYSMPSFWVSLIIVWGLAYQVRVFDLPGQLTLVGDPVQDSLATLYYYVPAILVFVITNVAWFSLTLRNSLTDVLPEDYMVTAAAKGLTQEQQLRWHALPNARLPVVTASALYFGWVVSGVIVIETVFNINGLGYLTWFATINNNYPVLSGVFLIATIGVVLANAVADVLYMFLDPRVREA; encoded by the coding sequence CTGCGAAAGGCGATCTTCGTCGTCCTGACAGTCTTCCTCATCACCACGTTCAACTTTTTCATCTTTCAAGTCCTCCCCGGCGATCCGACCTATGTAGTAACCCCCAAGGGCTGCGGCGGTAGCAACGTCAGCCAGGTTCTCGGGAGCTGCGCAATCCGCACCCAGCTCATCAAGCAATGGGGGCTCGACAAGCCCGTCGTGCAGAGGTTCGTCATCTACATGGGAAACCTGCTCCAAGGGAATCTGGGAACGTCCATCACACAACCCTATCGTGGCACACCCGTAGCTCAGGTGATCGCGGGACCGCTCGTAACCACACTCACGCTCATTGGCCTCGCCACCGTCGTGACCATGTGGCTGGGGCTGGTTCTGGGCCGGATCTCCGGATGGCGGAGGGGGAGCAAGTCGGACGTGGTCATCACCCTGACCACGCTGACCGGCTACTCCATGCCGTCCTTCTGGGTATCCCTCATCATCGTCTGGGGCCTCGCATATCAGGTTCGGGTGTTTGACCTCCCGGGCCAACTCACCCTAGTCGGAGACCCAGTGCAGGACTCGCTGGCCACGCTCTACTATTACGTCCCTGCGATCCTCGTGTTCGTTATCACGAACGTGGCGTGGTTCTCCCTAACGCTGCGGAACTCCCTGACCGACGTCCTCCCCGAAGACTACATGGTCACGGCCGCTGCGAAAGGTTTGACCCAGGAGCAACAGTTGCGGTGGCACGCGCTGCCGAACGCGCGGCTTCCGGTCGTTACGGCGTCAGCGCTGTACTTTGGATGGGTCGTCAGCGGCGTCATCGTGATCGAGACCGTGTTCAACATCAACGGACTCGGATACCTCACCTGGTTCGCGACAATCAACAATAACTACCCTGTGCTCTCTGGAGTCTTCCTCATCGCAACGATTGGCGTGGTCCTTGCGAACGCGGTCGCGGATGTCCTCTACATGTTCCTGGACCCGCGCGTCCGGGAGGCCTGA